The genomic window TGAGGAGGTTCTCACCGTCGATTTTCGGTCGTCATGGACatcgaggtggagctctccttctctctctaaggtggagtggggaagagagtgagggagtgagtgtgagagagagagaaagagaggttgATTGATTCATTTAATTCGAGCCTCTGCATTCTGGCAGTTAAACTGCTATTGCTCCCAATCAGATCGTGGTAAGTCCACATTGCAAGCTCACATAGCTGCACAcctagtggtcagaccgtgagTAGTGTTTGTTGCTGAAATCTTTTTAAGTCTCTCCTCTTTGCATACCTCACTAACTCTAAGGCACTTCGGGTCTTTCTAACAAGCACTTACTTTTAGAATATGTTTAACTCACTTCGATAGAAAAATACGTATAACACATATGATGATGATTAAGAATGCTGAATTACATGATTAATTTTTTTGACATGTGACCGTCAAGTCCTTTTTTGAAACTACATATGTAGAGAAAATATTTTCAGTTGCAAGACTTCCCCCAAGACCAATCTCTACGTACATGAATGTGACAAAAGTAATCATAGCTTTGCTTGGAAAAAGAAAGCAATAATTGATTAATACATTTGGATGCAGAAGGCTTTCCACTTTTGTTGAAGATagcattcttttttattttaggatCAAGGGCACTTCTCTTCATTAAACATAGGAACTACAATCAGACTGCAAACACTGCAGCAAGAAAGAAAGGGGCTGAGAGGCCCAGGATGAAGCTATCCTATTCTGCGCTGCATGCTGAGCACAAAGATTAGCAGCCCAGTTAGCAGAACGCATATAAACATTAACGAAAACGAGGAGAAGAACAAGCTGAGCTCTTGGATATCTGCAAGGATCGGCGCGATCTCGGAACGGTGATAATTCCTGTTGTTCCACATATCGACCAGAACTTTGGAGTCGGTCTCGAGAAAAACGGTAGCCCGAGCAGAGGCAGAAAGCAGAAGGAGCCCCTCCCTGCATGCTTCCGCTTCCGCCCCCAACGCTGAGATAAAAGCCACCAAGAAAAACCCCGCACACACCGATCTGCATCATCACGAACCATAACCCCTACTGCCCCCACTGGATTCATTGGCATTAAAGGAAGCGTCAGTGTTGATTTCTCAGCGTGTGCTCTAATATAGCAGCACTGCAGCAATGTATGCATCCTTGAGCTGCAATGGAAAATGATGCAATGTCTGCAGTTTGAACACTGCTGGCAGTATTCTTCGTAGACTTGAGCAGGGGCGGACCCACCGTAGGGCCTATCCCAAGCATATCTGGGAGACCTCCAAAGCTCCCTTTTCCTAATTTTTTGGtataaaagaggagaagaaagaagaagctagagaggCTCTATTTGGTGACTCTGAATCTATCATTGGACTTAGTGCGTCGACTCCATGGAACTTCGCATGCATCTCTTGGGACGTGAGCTTAGTTTTGAATTCTTTTGATAACCATGGATGCAGTCCATCTTAATGTACATGGACGCTACCTTTCTGTGTATGCTATATTGTAATCGAACTAATCGACCTCATTAGCTTCGTTTGTCTTGTTTCTATCCTTTTTGCTTTGACTCGCATACACTTCCGTCCATGTATTCTTCTATGACTCTGCTGCACAACTCCCACTTATGTTCTTCTTGACTTTGCTACATGACATGCTCGGTTTGTTGTATGAGCTTTGTACTCAATGGAAATAATCAGGTTACCTCGTTTGATGCACCGATGGAAACTTTCACGAGCACAATACACTCGTATTTTACTCGGATTCTACGTGGTGTTCTGTTGTAGTTTTCAAGCTGTTTTCTAGCGATTGTAACCTAGATTAATTCTCAACTGTTATAACTCGGTCCCATGATATATAAATGTTcagatgtttttcttttttctaattaacATGAAATTTTTCTTAAAGTTTGTGATTGGTATAGGTATAGATCTACTCGTAGCAACGTTCCGTGTTATGTAGTACAGTGTACTTGTAGAAACATTGTGTTCTGTAATATGTACATCGGATTATAGCTGCTTTTACTGTTGTATATTGGATTATGTTCTTTTAAGAACCAGACCCTCTTTTATTTGGGGCCTTCATTGGAGGCGCTACGGGAATCGAACCTCCGGCTCCCCTCGCCTATGAGGGTATTGCCAACCGGGCTACTGCCCTTCCGCCATTGGATTATGTTTTTAGATGCACACATGGTTCTTTGTCGTGTTTCTACGTGTTTTTGTGCCATTTAGTGTCGCAACTTGCAGCGCTTTGTAACTACAGATGATATTAGATCGTAACGACGACCGAGCTTACATTTTGGGAACAAAACACAGGGTAACCTttcaaaataaagagaaaaaaaagcttGATAGTGTTTCTAGACATTAGTAAATTGCCACATATTGAATAAAATTTGGTTTATTGTCTCACACGATCAGAACTTGATACTTCAAAAATTCAATCAGATTTGTTTCAAATACAAAATTCATTGTGATACATCTGGAAAAACAACGCAAGAGGTTGGACAtgatgaaaaagaagaagaaaattccGGCTGTTGGATTAATGATGATCTTAAAATAGAACCCAAGAATTGTGCCAAATCTGAAATATAGAAGAGCAAAAAGAACAAAATGGAGCAAAAACGTCTGTGTTTGAGCCACGTTGGAGTCATCCGCCACATTTATCACTTTGCCATAGTTTTCCCAATTATAGTATAGTTTTGTAAAGTTTACTTTCAATTTAAAGACATGTAGTTCCTCAATGTACGATCGCCTAACATGAGTACTAGTTACCCCTCGCCATTCTGTAGTTTCGGAAGTAAAACATCTGAGGTACAGACACCAGAGTTTCTTTGATTATCTGAATTCCTCCCAATCTatacaagtggatatgtataaTCTTAATAAGAAGCGTGCTTAGTTATTTGTACTTACTGTTTTTATcagtatgagcggatgcaaaaATACATCCTCATTCTGGCTGAGGAGTGAAGCTCGATTTGAGCTTTTACTCCTCAGTCTGGTCTGACGAATGCAAGCATTACATCTACTTATGTAGACAGGTTCACttatcagtatcataaaattatctttatataaATAACCAATAATAATCTTAATTCTTATATCCGCTCATATGGTatcagattcagtcaaccaaacagaaaatcagCTTATTGCATTCACTCATGCGGCCTCAAAACTCTTCTTTGCAACATAAATGACTTCATTCAATATGTTTCTTCTCATCCTACTTACAATGCAACTCTATAAAACCTTGTTCtagcaaccaaacacacaaaTTAAATTTCTTCTACCTAAAATTTAGGAGCGGCGATGCGATGGCAACTGCCACGTATGTCATGACTGGCAAGGTTTAGGGTTCGAAGAGGAAATTTTCTGGGTCGTTAGTGTGCTACCTGGGCTTAGAAAGATGTCCGGGAAGCAAGTCGGTCCAACAGAGAAGTTGGATACGGGGATGGAATAGCAAAGCGTCAGGAGCGCCATTGGCCGCATGCAGTGGAGGATGGCGGTAGGCTAGTGCTggggtggaggaggcaagaacaCTAGGTTAGCGTAATGACACCGGAACGCTGTTAGAGATAGGTGGAGAATGGCAAGAGATGGGGAGCAAGCACAGAGGCAAAATGGGAAACGAGCAGAGGTTAAAAAAAAAGCTGTTGATAAATAGCATCCGCCTAAATTTTGAGGCCTCTTAAACTTCACGAGGTGCAACCATCCACGGCATCAAGCATATACAAGAGGCAACGATTAACACGAACTCCATATCATAAATCTGTTTGAACAATCTCCAAAATAACACAGCAAGATACCATTCGACACATCATAGAGGGTAGACGTGCCTCGGAACCAACAACCGGTCGATCAGGCCCGCTTGACGGGGTCGAAGTTGGAGACAGCGACGACGGCGCCTACGATGGCCACGAGCACGACCCCGCCGGACACGATGCTGAGCAGAAAGTTCTTCAGCGATGGCGTCAGCCCCCCCTGCGCTGCCTCCGCAATGTCCGGCAGGACCAGCGCCGtcgccacggccgccgccgtcaGCCCGGCAGTCGCCTTCTCCTTCATGGACGCCGACGCCCGGACGGCCATCCTGGCTGCCGGCCTCGCCCTGGGCGGCAGGGGCTGGAACGACGACGCGGCGCCGAGCGGCTTCCTGAGCCCGGCGACGGACAGCGGTGCCGCGACGGCGGACAAAGACGCTGTGGCCATGGCGAGGATCGGCGCTGGGTCACGAACTTGCTGGCGTTTTCTCGGCGCGGGGAGGTGGCGTGGGTGCGGATGGACATGGTTGGCGCGGAGAAGGTTAAAGTAGGTTGGGTGGACAGGGAGGGAGCTGGTGCGACGTGCCAGGTCAGCATGAGAGTCCGACGTGGGACGCTGTGGTCGCGCCGCTGCAGGATAAGGCTTATCTTCAAAGGAGGCTCCGTGGCTGTGGTGCACTGGTGTCTGAGGTTTAGATTTTGTTTCTGATTCCATGCCCCTCAGTTGCTTTAAATCAGGTATCCTGGTGAAAATACTATGGAGAAggtagagaagaagaagcatcttGTTTGAATGGTTTCATTTGTACTCAGTAGCCAAGGCCCAAGACGATAGCGCGCACAAAAATTGTTCAAGTCTATTTGCTAGAGCAGAAAGCAAGCAAAAATTATCAGAGTGCTACACTACCAAGAAATGTTTCATTCATCAGAGAGTGCATGTTTCCTTCACTCTGGAGCAGCGAGAGTGAAGGATGAAACTGTTGACAGGCCTAAAGAAAAGGAGATAATTCACAGTGGGGCACTGAATGTTAATCAAATTTTTGATTTGACAATGAAAAAATCATGGTCTCTTCTATATTAtcaatttagtttttttatcctCTAAATACCGTTGTCGTCATAATAAAGGTGACGACGGTGACACACAGAGGTTGAAAAATTGATGTGCCGCTGCCACCACCTCCACTATAATGGCAATAGcacatagaaaaagaaaaaatattgacATGAAaagaactataattttttaatagtaaATCGATAATTTCGCTAATATTTAATGGCAAACAAGAAATTATCTCGAGGACATTCACCTAACAGGGCCACAACAATGTAAAGCAATTCAAGATTCGTGCTAGGAGGGAATGGACGGCGGGATGCAACTATtttcctcctcatcttctctcTCGTTGCACTGTCCCAATCTTGATTCCGTCGTCGCCTACCTACCAGCTCCGGTGAGTTAGGGTTCAGGGTAGAGTAAAACTGGGGTCAGTGGGTTTAGAGGAAAGGCCGAGGAGGCAAACCGGCCCGTGGCGGATGGTGGGCGGGGCAGCGAGACGTTGTAGGCCACGGGTAGCAGTAGATCGCCGGTTGGGAAGGGTAGGGGCAGGGGCATCCCGGCCAAAGAGATATgtgaagagcaagaaggagGAGTCGGCAATGGTGGACGGCGTCGGCCACAGGTGGTGAGGGGAAGCAGCTGTGCTGTGTGGAAGGACACTAGAGTCGGTCGACCTAGATGTTTATGTTTAGAAATAGGCTGGTATCTTAAATGAGTAACTCCGATAGCATTGCCCTCGAGAAAGGAAGACAACAGAAAAAGGCTAGATTTCttacatgaacatatatgtatcCTTATTTAACTTTGTCCACTCTCCTGCACAATTCACCTCGAGCAGCAGTTTTGACGCACCAATTTCTCCGATCAACTGCACCGCTTACTCGCATTCTCGAAATTCAGCTAATTCTGGGTCACTGACATGTTCGTCACGCATGGCTGAGCTGGCCAAAAGGTTGTCACTCACCACCAGTTTCTTGACAGACCACTCAAGTGCCTCCAACCCCAGCATCAGTAAGTAGTGCTCCATCCACATTATCTTCCACAAAGATCTCCACACTTCTATAGTTCTATTGACTTTGAGACACTCTGGGTACCGATAATTTCAGAGCCACTCCTCCACCAGACACATAATTACACGTTCAACTTTTTTGTGTGGATAGGTCAAATATTATGCTGTTGCAGTATATTTGGAAATAAGCTGCTTTAGGTTGATATTATTTGCTGATTGCAACATAGGAATGTGTTTCAGTTGGGTTTATCATATAGGCCATCAGTTGCTCCAGTTTGTGCTGACTGTGCTGATATATCTTTTGGCCCTCATAGAAAGTCTAAATATGACTGTGCGGCTAGTTCAACAGTTTTATAGCAGCTACTCTGTAATGTTAATCTTGTTCCCAGTTAAACTCATCCAGCGACCGTATTTACTATTATTGGGTGTCGACAATCGCAGTGTTATTGTATCGTGTCTCTTGAGCTATGCACAGATAGATCACGATTTGAAGCCTCATTGGACTAAACTGCCTGTCTTGTGCTCCATATACCACGACATGGATCACATCTTGTTACTAGCTATGTCAAATTTATTGTGTCAGTGTCAGTGGTGAAATGGATGATTATTATAGCAGTGAAAAATTCTTTACAGGATTCAACACTGTACAGTGCATGAAGGAATTTTGAAATATCACTAGAAGACATCACATTTCAATTTAGATATCTACAAACCTTGCTGGTCGAAGCTGCTCAAGATACACCACCTGAACGCTTGAGGAAGGATAGGAAGCATGCACTGGGAATGTTCTCTTCACAGTCACAGGCGCTTGATGTTTGATGATAAAGAAACCAGcagaaactctaaaaaaattgatttgccACTATTGTTACTATTCTGCACTGTGGAACCGTGAGTGAACGCCCCTTGCCTCCTCTGgttcattgtttttttttttttttgcaatgtacATAAAATTAAGGAAATCGTAGCTTCAAGTGAGGCAAAATAAAGCGCACGTAACCAGGCCCTGTATGTTGGTTCAAAAAGAATGGTTGGGCTGGATCACAATTCACGCGGTTCAGCGTGTCGCATGGCTGATCTTTTAACTttccttttcttgttcttctgtgCCATTGATACTCAGCAGTGCTGAACCGGTTGGCACCAGAGTAGCAGTTAAACAAAAATCCATACTTGAAATATGGTCAACTGGAACAGCAGACAACATGAACAATAGAAACACAAGCACTCTTAGAGCAGAAGCTTCGCATTTCCATACCAGAACAGAGCGATCCAGCGTTATTTACAAGTCGCGACGAAGCAGCACTTTGTAGACTAACATATAGTGATACTGTAACTAATAGTCATATGCCTTCAGCATGATGATCAGTGCTACTCGTCGTCGCCCCCGTCGCCGCCAAACGGCGACGACCTGTAGTACATCAGCACGGTGATTAGCAGCAGCAGGAGCGCGACCCCGACCGGCGATCCCCCGACGCGGTGGACGGCGTCGGGCGTCCCGCCGAAGGCGAAGACGTCGGCGAGCGCCGCGGCGCCACGGTCCGACGAGAGGACGCGGATGACGAGGATAAGGCCGACGGGGAGCAGCAGGAGGCCCACGGGGCTGAGGAGGTCCGCCACGGCGCCCGTGATCGCCTCCCCGCTGTCGCCGAGGAACAGCGGCCCCGCCACCACCAGGCCCAGCACCACCGCCAGCAGCAGCCCGTGCGGCGCCCCTCGTGGGCCGTACTGGTACTCCTCCCCGCTCGCCGCCATCGTCGTTTGTTATCTTCTCCCTTGCCGCGCCTGCGAGGAGATCTTTGGAGTGGAGGGTGGTGGGAATTGGAATGTGCGTCGAGGacgaggagaaggagaaggagaaggagaagaaggcatGTGGGGGTGGACGTGACGGGTCACAGTCACATGAGGCTGCGCAGAGGCCTTGGACTTTTCTGCATGGCACGGCGGCGCGAGACTGCCCGGCCGCGTGGTGGGCGTTACACTTGTGCTCTCCTGCACCAGATGGGCGAGGACTCTTGCCCGCTGTCGTCACCGCCGTGTGGCTGCTCCGGGCACCACGGCTGGGACGGTGTGCGCGACGCAACCGCGCCCATCTGCCAGTTTGGTCGGACTCGCGATCTTGTTTGCCGTGCTTGGTGGGATAGAGATTAAAATTTCAttgaaattttacaaatttcaggAATTTTAGAGtagaataaaatatctaattttgtaattttttttactgacaTGTAGCACCACAGAatagagaataaaaaataatcgaaattttacgaattttaatattttcacCCATGaacgaaaaaattgtaaaacaaaattgaaatcataGGATGAGATCATTGGTGCACAAGTTTTCAGCCAATTGTAAGTTCACTGGACCGTCAAATCGACGAGGGACACCGGGGTTCGATGATCGCACACCGGGAACGTCTTCCCCTCCGTGTTCTCGTTTCAAATCGACAACGGACTAAATTTCCATccaaccttcaacttgtgcataTATCAAGTGGTTGGGTGAGTCAATACTGGCTGGCCTGAAAGGCTGAAAGCTCCATTGCTATGAATTATGCTTTGCTGACAAGGCATGGCTCCTTTAGATATGCTTAATTATACTAAACATATTACATACGTGACGTATAGTCGGTCATACATTGGCAAACTTGACTACCAATGACAGAAGGTTGATGTTGGAACCTCACCAGCAGCCTATCAGCGTAACTATGTCACACCGGGGCAGTGAAGACGAGTGTGTCCGTCACTTGTTGTCCTGGAGGGGTTTGGTGATCACCGGCTTGAGCATGGTGGAGACGGGCGGCCTGGCCGCGAATGAGATGGCGACCTGGAAGGCATCGCGGGAGGCCGACCGGAGCACCTCGAAAACGACTCTGCTCGCCGGCGGCATTTCGTAGTTCTTGGCACGGCGGGTGTCGGAAGTCAGCAGGTGGTGGCTGGATGCCGACGACTACGAGCAAGTCAAGGAGACATGGCTTTTCAAGGGGACGGAGATCCAATTCCGGTTCCAAGAGGCGGTTGCGCATGGAAGGCTGCTTATTGCGCAGCGATCTAATTCTGGGCTTCTGGCTGGCGTGTAGAACGACAGAGGCGTGTGCAAAATTAGAGCGCCGGCCACAGCCGCACGTGATTTAGATTTGCCATGACGAGAATGTTAGCTGGCGCTTGCATTGGACGAAGAGTAGTCTCAAAATGTAAGAACATGCGGGGAATATATATTTTCTCCTCCGAGACCACCACCTATGTGCTTGCACTGCGGTTGGGCAGGTCGTGTTTTTCATAGCATTAGCTAGCTGTCCGTGCATTATaatgaaaacaaaacaaattgaATGGAGTAACGTCAAGCATAAACTTAAAATATACAATATAAATATATCATAGGAGTGCCGTCGAATGAATACGTCGAAAATGATACTATAGTTTAATTTAAGataggataaaaaaaaagaaaaagattataTACTAAtatcttgtaattttttattgatttttattagtaaaacgagtCTCATATTCGTAACCGGCAACAAGATGAATAGACTGAAAGATGAAAATGGATAAATTATTTAAgctttagagatttttattatGTAAACGAAAAGTAATAAATTGAATGACGCGGGAACCAACTCGTGATTCATACCGTAGAGATCGTGGATTGTTCAGATTTTGACAACCAGAGGCCCAGCTTGA from Phragmites australis chromosome 14, lpPhrAust1.1, whole genome shotgun sequence includes these protein-coding regions:
- the LOC133891410 gene encoding uncharacterized protein LOC133891410, producing the protein MAASGEEYQYGPRGAPHGLLLAVVLGLVVAGPLFLGDSGEAITGAVADLLSPVGLLLLPVGLILVIRVLSSDRGAAALADVFAFGGTPDAVHRVGGSPVGVALLLLLITVLMYYRSSPFGGDGGDDE
- the LOC133891409 gene encoding uncharacterized protein LOC133891409; translation: MESETKSKPQTPVHHSHGASFEDKPYPAAARPQRPTSDSHADLARRTSSLPVHPTYFNLLRANHVHPHPRHLPAPRKRQQVRDPAPILAMATASLSAVAAPLSVAGLRKPLGAASSFQPLPPRARPAARMAVRASASMKEKATAGLTAAAVATALVLPDIAEAAQGGLTPSLKNFLLSIVSGGVVLVAIVGAVVAVSNFDPVKRA